The following coding sequences are from one Paenibacillus sp. JDR-2 window:
- a CDS encoding helix-turn-helix domain-containing protein: MPDVVFYRDQALPFLEAKRCRKSDFAYQKHFHEEYSVGLIDTGETHAWCDGTLHRVEEGRMISFPPMMLHACQPEEGADWSYKMLFIKQDWLQGLKQRELERLHIPFLLEENKNKACRIRINRTMEALSGAGSPLEIETSLIELIEAVVSRNDSDFAHQRRRTRQDRKYVNLVREYLHENYTEKITLDELEKMTDISRFHLIRLFKESSHLPPHAYQNLLRINHAKTELMKNRRAIADIAAEAGFYDQSHFSRMFSRIVGATPQKYALSL, translated from the coding sequence ATGCCGGATGTCGTCTTTTACCGCGACCAGGCGCTTCCGTTTCTTGAGGCCAAACGATGCCGGAAGAGTGATTTTGCCTATCAGAAGCATTTCCATGAAGAGTATTCCGTAGGGCTGATCGATACCGGGGAGACCCATGCGTGGTGTGACGGAACGCTGCACCGGGTGGAGGAAGGCCGCATGATCAGCTTCCCGCCAATGATGCTTCACGCCTGCCAACCGGAAGAAGGAGCGGACTGGAGTTACAAAATGCTGTTTATCAAGCAGGATTGGCTTCAAGGGCTGAAGCAGCGGGAGCTTGAACGGCTTCATATTCCTTTTCTGCTGGAAGAGAACAAGAACAAGGCATGCCGGATCCGCATCAACCGGACTATGGAAGCTTTATCGGGAGCAGGTTCTCCGCTTGAAATCGAAACCTCGCTGATCGAGCTTATCGAGGCGGTAGTCAGCCGGAATGATTCCGACTTTGCGCATCAGCGCCGCAGAACCAGACAAGACCGTAAATACGTCAATCTGGTCAGAGAATACCTGCATGAGAATTATACCGAAAAGATTACTCTGGACGAACTGGAGAAGATGACGGATATCAGCAGATTCCATCTGATCCGGTTGTTTAAGGAATCGAGTCATCTGCCGCCCCATGCCTATCAGAACCTGCTGCGGATTAATCATGCCAAGACGGAGCTTATGAAGAACCGGCGGGCGATAGCGGATATTGCGGCGGAAGCCGGATTTTATGACCAGAGCCATTTCTCCCGCATGTTCAGCAGGATTGTAGGAGCTACACCGCAGAAGTACGCGTTATCGCTGTAA
- a CDS encoding sugar phosphate isomerase/epimerase family protein — protein sequence MASNFHLNDGSSHPPRMEIQQSWWAMIGLGENGREWTMEEKFEKIAEAGFTGISATMPPEQEYEQWHRLLDKHQFSFSTIAFPANVKDILDTLEAAKQFGRVQYINSQVMDAFVVGDEAVQLLEGLLEASSEAGIPQFIETHRGRITQDLLRTTDYVRALPQLKLIIDLSHYVVGGELDGTHNRSEAEFDVLLQRTAGIHGRISNGEQVQVDMVNGDHPMVKHFKRWWRKGMRNWYANAVPGDILSFIPELGPPGYAITRVVENDREVETTDRWQEALLLKQIAEELWEEVVAEASNSQAIR from the coding sequence ATGGCATCTAACTTTCATCTGAACGACGGTTCTTCGCATCCGCCAAGAATGGAAATCCAGCAGTCCTGGTGGGCGATGATTGGTCTTGGCGAGAACGGCCGGGAATGGACGATGGAGGAGAAGTTTGAGAAAATTGCCGAAGCCGGCTTTACCGGCATTAGCGCCACGATGCCGCCTGAACAGGAATATGAGCAGTGGCACCGTCTGCTGGACAAGCACCAGTTCAGCTTCAGCACGATTGCTTTTCCGGCGAACGTAAAGGACATTCTGGATACGCTTGAAGCCGCCAAACAATTCGGCCGGGTTCAATACATCAATTCGCAGGTCATGGATGCCTTTGTGGTTGGCGATGAAGCCGTGCAATTGCTGGAGGGACTCCTGGAAGCGTCTTCGGAAGCGGGCATTCCGCAATTTATCGAAACCCACCGGGGAAGAATCACGCAGGATCTGCTTCGGACGACCGATTACGTACGCGCTTTGCCGCAGTTAAAGCTTATTATCGATCTGTCTCATTACGTTGTTGGCGGTGAGCTTGACGGCACGCATAACCGCTCGGAAGCCGAGTTTGACGTGCTGCTTCAGCGGACGGCCGGAATTCACGGCCGTATCTCCAATGGAGAGCAGGTTCAAGTGGATATGGTTAACGGAGATCATCCGATGGTTAAGCATTTCAAACGCTGGTGGCGCAAAGGGATGCGGAATTGGTATGCGAATGCCGTGCCTGGCGATATTCTTTCCTTTATCCCGGAGCTGGGTCCTCCGGGTTACGCGATTACGAGAGTGGTTGAGAACGACCGCGAGGTCGAGACAACCGACCGCTGGCAGGAAGCTTTGCTGCTGAAGCAAATCGCCGAGGAATTATGGGAAGAAGTTGTAGCCGAGGCTTCCAATTCGCAAGCCATACGATAA
- a CDS encoding discoidin domain-containing protein, whose product MKTKWLLIMMTACLLMSTLITGSKGQAAHAADAAVPPGTIPLGADGRSQLYPDNWYPGFEDGEGKFLHDFSYAGYHRGEAPLPTVDLAGSIDVTKAPYLADSTGQNDATSAIQQAINDASAAGGGVVYLPEGTYKLNPPAGQAYALGINASNVVLKGEGIGKTFLYNASEYMKQKDIIRIGGGDWVKTDTSAKLSKSLGKPTVLLPVDHASGFAVGDYVLITFDTTREFLAELGMQNKWASRLGKVEPIFYRQIVAVDEAHNTLTVDVPTRYPLKIRDNITITKTAAPISEIGLEDFSMANVQNSKSGLGEDDYKVEGTAGYETDNAKAINVIAAANSWIRNISTYKPEGNSTYHILSKGIILDRTKNMTVDHVTMQYPQYRGANGNGYLYQFIGNDNLITDSNAIGARHSFTYANFSANGNVMHNVYSENSSLMTDFHMYLSMANLIDNMTVNGDGISAITRDYGSSATNRHGVVTTESVFWNTTGLKAHSSKKGIIVESEQFGNGYVIGTKGPVNGVNVQITGSIPEADTKPFDMAEGIGEGDRLSPQSLYEDQFERRNSQLAAGLASVLVNGEPVEGVQFLKTAYTVVLPYGTKNTPTLEATPLAGSASMQIEQPAGPNGRGTIHVANKGRTQNYSVTFQVAANPALPKSITLSPDRSVLGWRTTSDAISAGHEGVIKSLVTLNNGETIDPLQAGLKVKYTLDNKELGSIKGNVFKAKKPGTVTITATSKMNGVTVTGIRIFTVLEPMAEPEGKLADIRQVTASANDGNLPVNTMDRDPDSRWSADGSGQYLLVELAKAQKIDQVSILFYNGNTWYSTFDIEVSEDGVHFEKILDHQKSHKPSPNAIENFPLPKSVKAKYIKYVGYGNELNGWNSIVEFWAHKATE is encoded by the coding sequence ATGAAGACAAAATGGTTGCTAATCATGATGACGGCTTGCTTGCTAATGAGCACATTAATCACGGGCTCGAAGGGACAAGCCGCACACGCGGCCGATGCGGCGGTTCCGCCGGGAACGATTCCGCTTGGAGCGGACGGGCGAAGCCAGCTCTACCCGGACAATTGGTATCCGGGGTTTGAGGATGGGGAAGGAAAGTTCCTTCATGACTTCTCTTATGCGGGTTACCACCGGGGCGAAGCACCGCTTCCAACTGTTGATCTGGCCGGAAGCATCGATGTGACGAAAGCGCCCTACCTTGCGGATTCCACGGGGCAAAACGATGCGACTTCGGCTATCCAGCAGGCAATTAATGATGCATCAGCCGCTGGAGGCGGTGTTGTCTACTTGCCGGAAGGCACCTATAAGCTGAATCCGCCTGCCGGACAAGCCTATGCGCTTGGCATCAACGCCAGCAACGTAGTGCTTAAAGGAGAGGGAATTGGCAAGACGTTCCTGTACAATGCCTCCGAATATATGAAACAGAAGGATATTATCCGGATTGGCGGCGGCGATTGGGTGAAGACGGATACGTCCGCCAAGCTGAGCAAATCGCTCGGCAAGCCTACCGTTCTGCTGCCGGTTGATCATGCGTCCGGTTTTGCCGTTGGCGACTATGTGCTCATTACCTTCGATACAACCCGGGAGTTTCTTGCGGAGCTGGGGATGCAGAACAAATGGGCTTCGCGCCTTGGCAAGGTGGAGCCGATCTTTTACCGGCAGATTGTCGCCGTAGACGAAGCGCATAATACGCTGACGGTAGACGTTCCAACCCGTTATCCGCTGAAGATAAGAGATAACATCACCATAACGAAAACGGCAGCGCCAATCTCGGAGATCGGGCTGGAAGATTTCTCGATGGCAAATGTTCAAAATTCCAAGAGCGGTCTTGGCGAGGATGATTACAAGGTGGAAGGAACGGCCGGCTACGAGACGGATAATGCAAAAGCCATCAATGTCATAGCAGCCGCGAACAGCTGGATCCGCAATATCAGCACGTATAAGCCGGAGGGCAACTCTACGTATCACATTTTATCCAAAGGCATCATTCTTGACCGGACCAAAAATATGACCGTCGACCATGTCACGATGCAATATCCGCAATACCGAGGCGCGAACGGCAACGGATATTTGTACCAGTTCATTGGCAACGATAATCTGATTACGGACAGCAACGCGATTGGCGCGAGGCATAGCTTCACATATGCGAACTTCTCCGCGAACGGCAACGTGATGCACAATGTGTACTCGGAAAATTCCTCGCTAATGACCGACTTCCATATGTATCTCAGCATGGCGAATCTGATAGACAATATGACGGTAAACGGCGACGGCATCTCTGCCATTACGCGGGATTATGGCTCGTCGGCAACGAACCGCCATGGCGTTGTGACAACCGAGAGCGTGTTCTGGAACACGACGGGGCTTAAAGCGCATAGCAGCAAAAAGGGCATCATCGTCGAATCCGAGCAGTTCGGCAACGGCTATGTCATCGGAACAAAAGGTCCCGTAAACGGTGTTAACGTGCAAATTACCGGATCCATTCCGGAAGCCGACACGAAGCCGTTTGATATGGCGGAAGGCATTGGCGAAGGCGACAGATTATCGCCGCAAAGCCTCTATGAGGATCAGTTCGAACGGCGGAACAGCCAGCTTGCGGCAGGACTTGCTTCGGTGCTGGTGAACGGGGAACCGGTTGAAGGCGTACAATTCCTGAAAACCGCGTATACGGTCGTCCTGCCTTACGGAACAAAAAATACGCCAACCCTGGAGGCAACGCCTCTAGCTGGCAGCGCGTCCATGCAAATCGAGCAGCCGGCCGGCCCGAACGGCAGGGGTACGATTCATGTCGCCAATAAAGGCCGGACTCAGAATTATTCGGTGACCTTCCAGGTTGCGGCGAATCCGGCTCTGCCGAAGAGCATCACGCTTTCACCGGACCGTTCCGTGCTGGGCTGGAGAACAACCAGCGATGCGATCAGCGCCGGGCATGAAGGCGTTATAAAGTCGCTGGTTACTCTTAACAACGGGGAAACCATCGATCCCTTGCAGGCCGGACTCAAGGTGAAATACACGCTTGATAACAAAGAGCTTGGAAGCATTAAAGGCAATGTGTTCAAGGCGAAAAAGCCGGGCACGGTCACCATTACCGCAACAAGCAAAATGAACGGCGTAACGGTGACGGGTATCAGAATCTTTACGGTACTGGAACCGATGGCGGAGCCGGAAGGCAAGCTTGCGGATATCCGCCAAGTGACGGCTAGCGCCAATGACGGCAATCTGCCGGTAAATACGATGGACCGTGATCCGGATTCCCGATGGTCGGCGGACGGCAGCGGCCAATATTTGTTGGTGGAGCTTGCGAAGGCGCAGAAGATCGACCAGGTCAGCATTTTGTTCTACAACGGCAATACGTGGTACAGCACCTTCGATATTGAAGTATCGGAGGACGGCGTTCATTTCGAGAAAATACTAGATCACCAGAAGAGTCATAAGCCATCGCCTAACGCGATCGAGAATTTTCCGCTCCCTAAGTCTGTAAAGGCAAAGTACATCAAATATGTAGGATACGGGAACGAATTAAACGGCTGGAACAGTATCGTGGAGTTCTGGGCGCATAAGGCCACGGAATAA
- a CDS encoding S-layer homology domain-containing protein, producing MRKKPIVWLLLLSLGVSLFNFTPIPKVSAASAIDFQDHFTDGNYTADPEWTIASGTWTVAADPADASNKVLSQTDAGEGIITTGDNWTDSTVSMRFYTGAGGAYPGILARVQDYKNFYYFQMQAATGLTLTKRVNNTDATIKGATAYTLSKNTWYTLKLVLIGSSIKAYIVENGKDKLLFDAVDTTFASGKIGIRNKWQSVQVDDVMVTDIPAANSAAIQSDAQTSSSVALKWNAVEGASSYNVYRSTTSGSGYSYVGNTSETSYSDTGLSSDTDYYYKIAYLYGGLTESQWSPEFNVKTIGVAPAAPTGQTAAAVNSSKINLSWAAVAKATGYKVYQSSNGGTSYEKIYDGTSLSFQATGLTANKEYRYQITAYNAFGESPPASVQATTYAFDAPASFKAASATDSSVTLNWDALPGTEVAYSVKRATSATGTFTEVYNGTDKTFTNTGLTQGTGYFYTISAVVDGVSSAVSDLLGVSAVRTSLVPGSLWADTTGNPIDAHGAGMMYDEKTKKYYWYGEYHKGGWPAAGVRVYSSTDLMNWKDEGMALTLINSMDDFTNDPLISKLYEGRTDTVNVWADIRKGRIVERPKVVYNDETKKYVMWAHIDGDKDPYNNNANYGKAQAGVAISDSPTGPFVYQRSYRMDQAPAGEIDYQPGNPGMARDMNLFKDDDGTAYLIYSSEENLTIYISKLMPDYLDVTGWHKDGNVDENGNAVRDASYKAVNGVDYVRVFPGAQREAPAMFKYNGHYYLITSGATGWSANQNKYTVADNIFGPWAPMQDPFVRTSASDPDPTKAFNTQSTYVIPVDPENGKFIYVGDIWNGGNFANDGAKYVFLPIEFGMGTDIAIKWYASWTPDLLNAMGQVNVTTKFPEAVKLGEVPNLPNQVDVLGKTGTVSTPVTWSINSHALTAADFAKPGPITVQMTLPEYYNKVQSIKMYVVPDNALYFVNAGGYATSDYKLLASYMQDTLANKTVIEQAYNAADASPWGYLGADSMPSGSADGDIFSTVRYLNGGNVANSPKGTDLAYQFTLENGSYDVYLGFNDPWSNASRKANLLINGDNKGAITFTPSNTMAVTSVNVTNGTMNITIRNTASQDPMISWIMIVDPDLTPAADSTMGLTATAASSTSVKLAWNKTTGALGYNLYRSDSEEGTFAKVYSGTAGTYTDSSLPSEHTYFYKVGVIDGTGTESALSTVQNVAIARTAKEIADGITAITAPAKDATALTLPEVPAGFTIAIQSSDNEVIGTDGVITPPAAETTVNLVLRVTRTSDNTTADTASIAVVVPAKSEEGPVESTAQEVADGITSITAPAKDATALTLPEVPSGFAIAIQSSDNEVIGTDGVITPPAVETTVHLVLRVTRTSDNTTADTASIAVVVPAKSEEGPVESTAQEVADGITSITAPAKDATALTLPEVPSGFTIAIQSSDNEVIGTDGVITPPAAETTVHLVLRVTRTSDNTTADTASIAVAVPAKSSQSSSGSGSNSGSSTGLTPVVTSDLARLTVNGVMDSSTKVAKGSVTSADLTKALTLAPVLRDGRKIVEIELPQVAGAEAYEQQIPASLLGQLEDSQEIRVKTPFGTVTLPAGMFTSAELGSAQNVTLHIGPASSLAEGKPAVDIHLLADDKPLGFHNDNVQVLVTIPYTPAAGENLDHLVILYVKNDGTTEPVPSGYYDQAAGVMVFTTTHFSKYAVAEVHKTFNDLAAVPWAKAQIEALASRGIIKGTSAQTYSPNAAITRADFIQLLVSTLGLTAEVDSNFADVQSTDYYYQAVGIAKKLGITNGIGDNRFDPRASISRQDMMTLTAKALVAANKLSAMNGTAADINGYADADQVSPYAADSIATLVKNGIVQGAGSKLSPLATTTRAEVAVMLYNIYKN from the coding sequence GTGCGGAAAAAACCGATTGTTTGGCTTTTACTGCTGTCATTAGGTGTTTCCTTGTTCAACTTTACGCCGATTCCCAAGGTGTCGGCAGCTTCGGCTATCGATTTTCAAGATCATTTTACGGACGGGAATTATACGGCTGATCCGGAGTGGACGATTGCTTCCGGTACATGGACGGTAGCAGCCGATCCGGCTGATGCAAGCAATAAAGTGCTTAGCCAGACCGATGCCGGCGAAGGCATTATTACTACGGGAGATAACTGGACGGATTCCACGGTTTCCATGCGGTTCTATACGGGAGCCGGCGGTGCTTATCCGGGCATTCTGGCCCGCGTCCAAGACTATAAAAACTTTTACTATTTCCAGATGCAGGCTGCAACCGGGCTTACCCTGACCAAACGGGTCAATAATACGGATGCAACGATTAAAGGCGCCACCGCTTATACGCTGAGCAAGAATACCTGGTATACGCTGAAGCTTGTGCTTATTGGCAGCTCAATCAAAGCTTATATCGTGGAGAACGGAAAAGATAAGCTTCTGTTTGACGCAGTCGATACAACGTTTGCAAGCGGGAAGATCGGCATCCGCAACAAATGGCAGTCGGTTCAAGTGGATGACGTTATGGTTACGGATATCCCGGCAGCCAATTCGGCCGCCATTCAATCGGATGCGCAGACCAGCTCCTCCGTTGCGTTGAAATGGAATGCCGTTGAAGGAGCAAGCAGCTATAATGTGTACCGTTCCACAACTTCTGGAAGCGGTTACAGCTATGTGGGCAACACCTCCGAAACCAGCTATTCGGATACAGGTTTGAGCTCGGATACGGATTATTATTATAAGATCGCTTATTTGTACGGGGGACTTACCGAGTCCCAGTGGTCGCCGGAATTTAACGTGAAGACAATAGGCGTAGCGCCTGCTGCGCCAACCGGTCAGACCGCGGCAGCGGTTAATTCATCGAAAATCAATCTGAGCTGGGCTGCCGTTGCCAAGGCAACCGGCTACAAAGTGTACCAGTCTTCGAATGGCGGCACATCTTATGAGAAGATTTACGACGGAACCTCTTTAAGCTTCCAGGCTACGGGCCTGACAGCCAACAAGGAATACAGATACCAGATTACGGCCTACAATGCTTTTGGCGAATCTCCGCCTGCATCCGTTCAAGCAACCACCTATGCGTTTGACGCGCCGGCTAGCTTCAAGGCCGCATCCGCAACGGATTCTTCGGTTACGCTTAATTGGGATGCATTGCCTGGTACCGAAGTTGCTTATTCCGTCAAGAGAGCGACGAGTGCTACGGGAACCTTTACCGAAGTGTACAACGGTACCGATAAAACCTTTACCAATACCGGATTAACGCAAGGTACGGGTTACTTCTACACGATTAGCGCAGTCGTAGACGGCGTTTCCTCCGCTGTATCCGATTTGCTTGGGGTGAGTGCAGTGCGTACATCTTTGGTACCGGGTTCTCTATGGGCAGATACAACGGGCAATCCGATTGACGCTCACGGTGCGGGCATGATGTACGACGAGAAAACGAAGAAGTATTACTGGTATGGCGAATACCACAAAGGCGGTTGGCCGGCTGCAGGCGTCCGAGTGTATTCTTCCACGGACCTGATGAACTGGAAAGACGAGGGTATGGCTCTTACGTTAATCAACTCTATGGATGATTTTACGAATGACCCTCTGATCTCCAAGCTGTATGAAGGAAGAACGGATACCGTTAACGTATGGGCGGATATCCGTAAAGGAAGAATTGTTGAACGGCCTAAGGTTGTTTATAACGATGAAACGAAGAAATACGTCATGTGGGCTCATATCGACGGCGATAAGGATCCTTACAACAACAACGCCAACTACGGCAAAGCTCAAGCGGGTGTTGCAATAAGCGATTCGCCAACCGGACCGTTCGTCTACCAGCGAAGCTACCGGATGGACCAGGCTCCTGCCGGCGAGATTGACTACCAGCCAGGCAACCCGGGTATGGCAAGGGATATGAACCTCTTCAAGGACGATGACGGAACCGCGTACCTGATCTATTCGAGCGAAGAGAACCTAACGATCTACATCTCTAAGCTGATGCCGGATTATCTCGATGTAACCGGCTGGCATAAAGACGGCAACGTGGACGAGAACGGGAACGCTGTACGCGATGCTTCGTACAAAGCCGTTAACGGCGTTGACTATGTGCGGGTATTCCCGGGAGCCCAGCGCGAAGCACCGGCCATGTTCAAATATAACGGCCATTATTACTTAATTACTTCCGGTGCAACAGGCTGGTCAGCCAACCAGAACAAATATACGGTAGCGGATAACATCTTTGGCCCATGGGCTCCGATGCAGGATCCGTTCGTCCGTACGTCGGCAAGCGATCCGGACCCGACGAAAGCCTTTAATACGCAATCGACGTATGTTATTCCGGTTGATCCGGAGAACGGCAAATTTATCTACGTAGGGGATATTTGGAACGGCGGCAATTTTGCCAATGACGGAGCCAAATACGTGTTCCTGCCAATCGAGTTCGGAATGGGAACGGATATTGCGATTAAATGGTATGCGAGTTGGACACCGGACCTGCTGAACGCAATGGGTCAAGTGAACGTGACCACCAAGTTCCCTGAAGCGGTTAAGCTTGGGGAAGTGCCTAACTTGCCGAACCAGGTTGACGTCTTGGGTAAAACGGGAACCGTATCAACACCCGTAACCTGGTCCATTAATTCTCATGCTCTTACAGCAGCGGACTTCGCGAAGCCGGGTCCAATTACGGTTCAAATGACGCTGCCGGAGTATTACAACAAGGTGCAGAGCATCAAGATGTACGTCGTGCCGGACAATGCGCTGTATTTCGTAAACGCAGGCGGTTACGCGACATCCGATTACAAGCTGCTCGCTTCTTACATGCAGGACACATTGGCGAACAAAACGGTAATCGAGCAGGCCTACAATGCAGCCGATGCTTCGCCTTGGGGTTATCTTGGCGCAGATTCAATGCCTTCCGGTTCGGCTGACGGGGATATTTTCTCTACGGTCCGTTACTTGAACGGCGGTAACGTAGCCAACTCTCCTAAGGGCACGGACCTTGCTTATCAGTTTACCCTGGAGAACGGTTCGTATGATGTGTATCTGGGCTTTAACGATCCGTGGAGCAATGCGAGCAGAAAAGCCAATCTGCTCATTAACGGGGACAATAAAGGAGCTATTACGTTTACGCCAAGCAACACGATGGCCGTTACAAGCGTAAATGTAACAAACGGCACGATGAATATTACAATCAGAAATACGGCATCGCAAGACCCGATGATCAGCTGGATTATGATCGTAGATCCGGATTTGACGCCGGCTGCGGATTCTACAATGGGCCTTACGGCAACGGCGGCATCTTCAACCAGCGTGAAGCTTGCCTGGAACAAAACGACCGGTGCGCTTGGTTATAATCTGTACCGTTCGGATAGCGAAGAAGGAACATTCGCGAAAGTGTACAGCGGCACGGCCGGCACTTACACCGATAGCAGCCTGCCTTCCGAGCATACGTATTTCTATAAAGTTGGCGTGATTGACGGAACGGGCACGGAGTCTGCATTGTCGACTGTGCAAAATGTCGCGATTGCCCGCACGGCGAAAGAAATCGCTGACGGCATTACGGCGATTACGGCTCCGGCGAAGGATGCTACAGCGCTGACGCTGCCGGAAGTACCGGCAGGATTCACGATTGCCATCCAGTCTTCGGACAACGAAGTGATTGGAACAGATGGCGTTATTACGCCGCCGGCAGCAGAAACCACGGTTAATCTGGTGCTTCGCGTAACAAGAACGTCGGATAATACGACAGCGGATACGGCTTCCATCGCTGTAGTTGTACCGGCGAAATCGGAAGAAGGACCAGTCGAAAGCACGGCGCAGGAAGTAGCTGACGGCATCACCTCCATAACGGCTCCGGCGAAGGATGCTACAGCGCTGACGCTGCCGGAAGTACCGTCAGGGTTTGCGATTGCCATCCAGTCTTCGGACAACGAAGTGATCGGCACTGATGGCGTTATTACGCCGCCGGCGGTAGAAACCACGGTTCATCTGGTGCTTCGCGTAACAAGAACGTCGGATAATACGACAGCGGATACGGCTTCCATCGCAGTAGTTGTACCGGCGAAATCGGAAGAAGGACCAGTCGAAAGCACGGCGCAAGAAGTAGCTGACGGCATCACCTCCATAACGGCTCCGGCGAAGGATGCTACAGCGCTGACGCTGCCGGAAGTACCGTCAGGGTTCACGATTGCCATCCAGTCTTCGGACAACGAAGTGATCGGAACAGATGGCGTTATTACGCCGCCGGCGGCAGAAACCACGGTTCATCTGGTGCTTCGCGTAACGAGAACGTCGGATAATACGACAGCGGATACGGCTTCCATTGCAGTGGCTGTACCTGCGAAATCGAGCCAAAGCAGTTCCGGCAGCGGCAGTAATTCCGGCTCCTCAACCGGTCTGACGCCAGTCGTTACATCGGACCTGGCAAGACTTACGGTAAACGGAGTTATGGATTCGTCTACCAAAGTCGCGAAAGGTTCCGTAACGAGCGCCGACCTGACGAAAGCTTTAACGCTTGCCCCGGTACTGCGGGACGGCAGAAAAATAGTAGAGATTGAATTGCCGCAAGTGGCAGGAGCGGAAGCGTATGAGCAGCAAATTCCGGCCAGCTTGCTTGGACAGCTCGAAGACTCGCAAGAGATTCGGGTAAAAACGCCATTTGGCACCGTAACGCTGCCGGCAGGCATGTTTACATCCGCGGAGCTTGGTTCCGCCCAAAACGTAACTCTTCATATTGGACCTGCAAGCTCTCTTGCGGAAGGGAAGCCGGCTGTGGATATTCATTTGCTGGCGGACGACAAGCCGCTTGGCTTCCACAATGACAATGTTCAAGTCCTAGTAACCATTCCATACACGCCTGCGGCAGGCGAAAATCTGGATCATCTCGTCATCCTGTACGTGAAGAATGACGGTACGACGGAGCCTGTACCAAGCGGTTATTATGATCAGGCAGCTGGCGTAATGGTGTTTACAACGACGCATTTCAGCAAGTATGCAGTTGCGGAAGTGCACAAGACCTTTAATGACCTGGCTGCCGTACCTTGGGCCAAAGCACAGATTGAAGCTCTGGCATCCAGAGGAATCATTAAAGGCACTTCGGCTCAAACCTATTCGCCAAATGCGGCGATCACGAGAGCTGATTTCATTCAGCTTCTTGTATCCACGCTTGGTCTGACAGCCGAAGTAGATTCAAACTTCGCGGATGTCCAATCTACCGATTATTATTATCAGGCGGTAGGCATTGCGAAGAAGCTTGGCATTACGAACGGCATTGGCGATAACCGCTTTGATCCGCGCGCAAGCATCAGCAGGCAAGATATGATGACGTTAACAGCCAAAGCGCTGGTAGCGGCTAACAAGCTGTCTGCGATGAACGGTACCGCAGCTGATATCAACGGTTATGCGGACGCGGATCAAGTAAGCCCGTATGCGGCAGACAGCATCGCAACTCTCGTTAAGAACGGCATCGTTCAGGGGGCGGGAAGCAAATTGTCTCCTCTGGCGACAACTACAAGAGCGGAAGTTGCCGTTATGCTGTATAACATTTACAAGAATTAG
- a CDS encoding proline dehydrogenase family protein, whose amino-acid sequence MNQHLELEQQLTIALKSIARRSDLKAYVEQNPLVNRILRQAALRYTAGDNLSEGLEAGKEILRRGYSLSIEYIGENTSDAKECEQAAAEMKALIQQLKQSGLPGRVSFDLSHIGLMISRALAYANLTELARQAEGTQIELFISMEESGKTDPILSVYKQAAAEYSCIGITLQAHLNRTPADLAALTSPGRIRIVKGAYQEPDHLSLARSSELNERYLNLVELAIRQGHQVSIATHDDAIIDAVRERGWLTSAQAELEMLYGIRPELANRLRSEGNPIRIYIPYGREWYLYLCHRIAEYPPNLYQAVIDMVSGQAVNNNY is encoded by the coding sequence ATGAATCAGCATTTGGAATTGGAACAACAGTTAACTATAGCCTTGAAATCTATCGCTCGCCGTTCGGATTTGAAAGCTTATGTGGAGCAGAACCCGCTGGTGAACCGGATTTTGCGTCAGGCTGCGTTAAGGTATACCGCGGGAGATAATCTTTCGGAAGGATTGGAAGCCGGAAAAGAGATTTTGAGAAGGGGTTATTCTCTTTCTATCGAATACATTGGTGAGAATACATCGGATGCCAAGGAGTGCGAACAAGCCGCGGCGGAGATGAAAGCGCTTATTCAGCAATTGAAGCAGTCGGGACTCCCGGGGCGGGTATCTTTTGATCTGTCGCATATCGGTTTAATGATAAGCCGAGCGCTTGCGTATGCCAACTTGACCGAGCTGGCCAGACAGGCGGAAGGAACGCAGATTGAGTTGTTCATCAGCATGGAAGAGTCGGGGAAAACGGATCCTATTTTATCCGTCTATAAGCAGGCTGCGGCCGAGTATTCCTGCATAGGCATTACCTTGCAGGCGCATCTCAACCGAACGCCGGCGGATTTGGCGGCGCTGACTTCGCCCGGCCGGATCCGTATCGTAAAAGGAGCTTATCAAGAACCGGATCATCTGTCGCTTGCACGGTCGTCCGAGCTGAATGAGCGTTATTTGAATCTAGTTGAATTGGCAATCCGTCAAGGCCATCAGGTATCCATCGCTACCCATGACGACGCGATTATCGACGCCGTACGGGAGAGAGGCTGGTTAACAAGCGCTCAAGCGGAGCTTGAAATGCTGTACGGCATTCGTCCGGAGCTGGCTAACCGGCTTCGGAGCGAGGGGAATCCGATACGGATTTATATCCCGTACGGCCGCGAGTGGTACTTGTATTTATGTCACCGGATTGCGGAATATCCGCCTAATCTGTATCAGGCTGTCATTGATATGGTAAGCGGACAGGCAGTGAACAACAACTATTAG